AGCGCTTTTAACATAGCGTTTGGACCGCAGGCAAATATTCTAAATTTTTTCTCGTGTATATTTTCAACTTCTTCTTTCAATAAATCAATTACGGTGCCTTTGAATCCTTCAGAGCCATCATCGGTAGCGATTGCAATATTTTTCAAACCATGAGTAACAATTTGTTTTTTGGATCTTCCTCCTACGAGGCAAATAATATTTTTCTCATCGGAAATATTTCTGATCAAGAATGGGAAAGGTGCTGCTCCAAGTCCGCCGGCTACAATTACTGCTGTTTCATAATCGTCATCAAAGACAAAACCTTTACCAAGCGGACCGAGTAACTCAATTGTATCTCCGTTTTTCTTCAATGATAATATTTTTGTTCCCTCTCCGTGAAGATCGAATAAGAAGAAAACATAATCAGCCTCAACATTACAAATACTGAACGGTCGCCTTAGAAGCGGGAAATCACTTTCAGAAACTTTGATATTACAGAACTGACCTGGTTTTGCAATGTATGCAATTGCCGGTGAGAATACTTTCATCAGGTATGTTTCTTCACTTAATCTTTCTACAGATTCTACGAATGCTTTTTCAATATACAATGGTAATACTCAAATTGTGGGATGAAATAAATGATCAGTTATAAAAATACTTCACTACTTTTTCGAATACTTCACTTCAATTGCTTTAATTTTATCCAGGCGTTTCTGATGACGGTCACCGAGAAATTTTGAAGAGAGCCAAACATCAGCAATCGATTTAATTGTTTCTTCACCCAACGCACGTGCGCCAACAACTAATATATTGGCATCATTGTGCTCGCGGGAGCTTTTTGCCGAAAATTCATTGTAGCATGTTGCCGCTCTAATTCCTGGAATTTTATTAGCAGTAATCGCAGATGGAATTCCGGTGGCATCTAATATAATTCCGAATTTAACTTCGCCGATTGCTACCCGGTTAGCCACATTGAATGCAATATCCGGATAATCAACAGAATCTTCGGTAAAAGTGCCGACATCGAACAGTTCAAAATCTTTTTTCTTTAAATAATCATACAAGATTTTTTTCATCTTAACACCGGTATGATCTGATCCGATTGCTATTTTTATCTGCGAATTTGAAACAGAACATGGAAGACACGAAGCGCTCTGAACAATTTTCAAACCGGAATGATAAATTCTATCTTTAGCCAACGGAGTTAAAACTGCTCCCGGCTCAACTACAATTTCTTTATCGCCGTTCTTAAGAACTTTTTTAACATCATCTTCTGTAATTAATTTTTTGACCATGAACAAAAACTCTTTAGCATAATTTAGACAAGTTCATTTCGTTTATTCATTTTAAGGTGTTCTACTACAGAACGAACATCTTGCGCATTATTTCTATGACAAACAAGCAATGATTCGTTAGTGTTGATTACGATCAAATCTTCCACACCAATTATTGCCGCAAATTTTCTTGGGGAGAATAGATACGAGTTGTAAGTCTTCTCGGTATATACATCGCCGGCTATTGCATTTCCGTCTTCATTCTTATCCGAAATTTCATAAACTGCTTCCCAATTTCCAACATCATTCCAATAAAAATCGGCTTTAGTAAGAAAAACTTTATCTGATTTTTCCATTACTCCATAATCAATTGAAATACTTTTTAACTGCCCGTAAATACGAACTACTTCCCTTTCATAATCGGAAGTACCGACAGATTCTTCTATTTTTTCCAGTCCATCAAACAGATCTGGTAAATATTTTTGCATCTCTCCAAGAATAGTATCTACGCGCCAAATGAATATACCGGAATTCCATAAAAAATCTCCCGCTTGAAGAAAGCGTTGTGCCGTCTCAATATTCGGTTTCTCCGCGAACGTTAGAACTTTATGAATATTTTGATCAACTTCAGTTTCATCAAATTGAATATAGCCATAACCGGTTTCGGGACGGTTTGGTTTTATACCGATTGTGACTAATCCTTTAGATTTATCCGCAAATTCCGAAGCGGTTAATAAACATTTTCTAAACTCATCATCGTCTTTAATTAAATGATCTGCCGGAAGAGTAATCATCACTGCATTTTCATTCTTGCTTTTAATAACTACGGAAGCTAACCCGATACAAGCTGCTGTATTCTTACCGAACGGTTCGTCAAGAATATTTTGTTCAGGAATTTGTGGAAGTTGTTCCTTAACTCTCATTTTCTGAATTTTATTTGTAACGATATAGATATGATCGTTTGCAATTAATCCTTCCAACCGTTTAACTGTATCCTGAATCATCGTATTCTCGCCGAAAATTCTGATCAGCTGTTTCGGTTTTTTTTCTTTGCTTCTTGGCCAGAACCTTGAACCAACTCCGCCGGCCATTATAACTGCATATAACTCCATTTATCTTTCCTTTTGATTTGAGATAATAGTTCTGCCAAAACTTTCCGCTCTATTCAGATATCCGGTTATATCTACTTCTTTACCCCGAACAACAGCAACAATTACTATTAAACAAGCTCTCAAAGATTCCACTACGTTTGGGCTTGCTGCAATTTTCTTTTTATTGATCAGTTCTAAACCACGTGCAAATATAGAATGCATATTCGAAAGAATTTCGAATCCGATCTTTTTAGAATACTCTGCATTCTCGTTCATTATTCTAATATGATTATTGATTTCATTTTCCGTAAACTCATATTTCATAACACGATTAAGAAATGAATCGAGTTCTTTTACCGGGCGCAATACTTTTTCTTCATAATTCTCAAAATTAAGGTCGCTCCCCTTATTAAGTTCTTCAAATATAATTGCTTCGCGTAATTCATCTGCGCGCGAACGTCTCGGTAATTCAATTTGAGGAGTAACATTAATTGTCGGAGCTGGATTATCAACATTTGCTTTTAAATCGCGTTTTGATAAATCTACATTGAGAAAATTTTCATCCATTTTCAAAAAAACAGTTCTAGCCGCTTGTGGTGTCAATACATCAAGAACTCCATTCATTTCGCTCACAAGTCCATAATAATGCTCTTTAAATTTGTCCGAGAATTTCATGAAATCAATTTTGCCAGCATCAATAAAGCTAAGAATTTCGCTGAGCTTGATTCCAAGTTTAGAGAGTTCGGTTATCTTCTTAAATTTTTTGATCTCTTCGGATAGATTCTCGGTCGAGTTCATCCGTTCGCGTATAAGAGCAACAGTTTCAATTTTCTCTGAACTTAATCTGAGATTATTGGCTGCGGCGATAATGCATTGAATTATATATTGCTTTGCGAGATCCACTCTACCAAGAGAATATTTTACAAATGAAATTTAATGAATTTTAGCGACTTATTGCATTACCAATCTTACTAAACCACTGAACTTTCCGGAATGATTAACGGTTTAAAAGATAAAAAAGATGATCGGATTTAAGTTTACCGAGTTTATTCCACACCCGGAAGGAGGAGATCCTTTCGAACAATTGTTGAATATTTTTCTTCAACTATTAAATATCACTTCCGGCGATGTAGCAGAATCTTTGAGCATACTTAATGATTTGGACCGGAAATTTAATATTACAAACGAAGAATATGGCATTGGTGATTTTATAGAAGATTTGAAAGAGAAAGGATATATCAAAGAGGAAGAAAACCGGGATGGCGAATTTATCATTACACCAAAATCCGAACAGGAAATCCGCAGAAGATCGCTCGAAGAAATTTTTAACAAACTCAAGAAATCCGGCAAAGGAAAGCATCAAACCCCATTTACCGGAGAGGGAGATGAAAAAACATCAGACCGCCGGGATTATCAGTTCGGTGATCAATTGGATCAAATTGATGTTACAGCATCAATTAAAAATGCACAGATAAAACATGGTATTAATGAATTCAAATTGAACGAAGATGATCTGGAAGTTGAGGAACGGGAATTCAAATCTTCTGCCTCGACTGTTCTCATGATCGATATTTCTCATTCCATGATTTTGTATGGAGAAGATAGAATCACACCTGCTAAAAAAGTTGCCATGGCAATGTCTGAACTGATTACAACTCAATTTCCTAAAGATACACTTGATATAATTGTATTTGGTAACGATGCCTGGCCAATTGAAATTAAAGATCTACCTTATCTAAAAGTAGGACCTTACCATACTAACACCGTAGCAGGACTTCAACTTGCAATGGACATACTTCGAAGGAAAAAGAATAAGAACAAACAAATTTTCATGATTACAGATGGTAAACCTACTTGCTTGAAAATCGGAGCTAAATATTACAAGAACAGTTTCGGTCTCGACAGAAAAATTTTGAACAAAACTTTAGATCAGGCGGCACATTGCAGAAAAATCGGAATAACAATTACAACATTTATGATCGCACGCGACCCATATCTGCAGCAGTTCGTTCGTGAGTTTACAAAAGTTAATCAAGGGAAAGCATATTATAGCAGTTTATCCGGCCTCGGAGAATTTGTATTCGAAGATTTTGTTCGGAACAGAAGAAAAAATGTTAAATAGAAAAGGGATTAAATGATAAATAATTTTGAGAAAATAAAAACCCTCGGTGCACTAAAGAAGAGTGGTTATTTAGCTCTTCAAGTAAAAGAAGAAATGAGAAGGAATCTAATTGATTCATTGAAGAACAATTTAAATCCTTTCGACAATATCATCGGGTATGAAGAAACTGTCATCCCGGATATTCAAACTGCGATTCTCTCGCGGCATAATATTATTCTTTTAGGATTACGAGGACAGGCTAAAACAAAGATTGCTAGAATGATGATAAATTTACTTGATGAATTCATTCCGGGCATTGAAGGATCGGAATTAAATGACGATCCGTTCAATCCGCTATCAAGGTTTGGAAAAGATAAGATTGCCGAGCTCGGTGATGACACACCTATAGAATGGATTCACAGAAATGATCGTTATACCGAAAAATTAGCAACGCCGGATGTGACAATCGCAGATCTGATTGGTGATGTGGACCCTATTAAAGCTGCATCATTAAAACTTCATTACTCGGATGACCGTGTAATTCATTTTGGATTAATTCCCCGCTCTAACAGAGGTATTTTTGTCATTAATGAACTTCCCGATTTACAGGCGAGAATACAGGTTGCTCTATTCAATATTCTTCAGGAGAAAGATGTTCAGATTCGCGGTTTCAAAGTGCGTCTTCCGCTTGATGTCCAATTCGTGTTCACTGCAAATCCCGAGGACTATACAAATAGAGGATCGATAGTTACGCCACTAAAAGATAGGATTGATTCTCAGATACTTACG
The nucleotide sequence above comes from Ignavibacteriales bacterium. Encoded proteins:
- a CDS encoding VWA domain-containing protein — encoded protein: MIGFKFTEFIPHPEGGDPFEQLLNIFLQLLNITSGDVAESLSILNDLDRKFNITNEEYGIGDFIEDLKEKGYIKEEENRDGEFIITPKSEQEIRRRSLEEIFNKLKKSGKGKHQTPFTGEGDEKTSDRRDYQFGDQLDQIDVTASIKNAQIKHGINEFKLNEDDLEVEEREFKSSASTVLMIDISHSMILYGEDRITPAKKVAMAMSELITTQFPKDTLDIIVFGNDAWPIEIKDLPYLKVGPYHTNTVAGLQLAMDILRRKKNKNKQIFMITDGKPTCLKIGAKYYKNSFGLDRKILNKTLDQAAHCRKIGITITTFMIARDPYLQQFVREFTKVNQGKAYYSSLSGLGEFVFEDFVRNRRKNVK
- a CDS encoding mannose-1-phosphate guanylyltransferase produces the protein MELYAVIMAGGVGSRFWPRSKEKKPKQLIRIFGENTMIQDTVKRLEGLIANDHIYIVTNKIQKMRVKEQLPQIPEQNILDEPFGKNTAACIGLASVVIKSKNENAVMITLPADHLIKDDDEFRKCLLTASEFADKSKGLVTIGIKPNRPETGYGYIQFDETEVDQNIHKVLTFAEKPNIETAQRFLQAGDFLWNSGIFIWRVDTILGEMQKYLPDLFDGLEKIEESVGTSDYEREVVRIYGQLKSISIDYGVMEKSDKVFLTKADFYWNDVGNWEAVYEISDKNEDGNAIAGDVYTEKTYNSYLFSPRKFAAIIGVEDLIVINTNESLLVCHRNNAQDVRSVVEHLKMNKRNELV
- a CDS encoding sigma 54-interacting transcriptional regulator, with protein sequence MINNFEKIKTLGALKKSGYLALQVKEEMRRNLIDSLKNNLNPFDNIIGYEETVIPDIQTAILSRHNIILLGLRGQAKTKIARMMINLLDEFIPGIEGSELNDDPFNPLSRFGKDKIAELGDDTPIEWIHRNDRYTEKLATPDVTIADLIGDVDPIKAASLKLHYSDDRVIHFGLIPRSNRGIFVINELPDLQARIQVALFNILQEKDVQIRGFKVRLPLDVQFVFTANPEDYTNRGSIVTPLKDRIDSQILTHYPKTIPISRKITAQEARITSGQKENIDVPELMKDLIEQIAFEARESEFVDSKSGVSARLTISAMENIISYAERRLLLNKDLKTVIRISDLVGIIPSITGKIELVYEGEQEGPVKVAHILIGKAIKNQFVNYFPSPDKIKKKNEMSPFNEITAWFARGNSVSLLNKFPNDEYRRILFSVPGLAKLVDNLDLDLDEKNKLLLMEFALHGLSEFSMLSKHNIENGLQFKDMLSSMFIIKGNEDETEEEDYV
- a CDS encoding dihydroorotate dehydrogenase electron transfer subunit translates to MYIEKAFVESVERLSEETYLMKVFSPAIAYIAKPGQFCNIKVSESDFPLLRRPFSICNVEADYVFFLFDLHGEGTKILSLKKNGDTIELLGPLGKGFVFDDDYETAVIVAGGLGAAPFPFLIRNISDEKNIICLVGGRSKKQIVTHGLKNIAIATDDGSEGFKGTVIDLLKEEVENIHEKKFRIFACGPNAMLKALQKYTIENNYDCQMSVECAMACGFGICQGCPVDSANSESYLLVCKDGPVFNAKDVKL
- the rpiB gene encoding ribose 5-phosphate isomerase B, with the protein product MVKKLITEDDVKKVLKNGDKEIVVEPGAVLTPLAKDRIYHSGLKIVQSASCLPCSVSNSQIKIAIGSDHTGVKMKKILYDYLKKKDFELFDVGTFTEDSVDYPDIAFNVANRVAIGEVKFGIILDATGIPSAITANKIPGIRAATCYNEFSAKSSREHNDANILVVGARALGEETIKSIADVWLSSKFLGDRHQKRLDKIKAIEVKYSKK